A single Corticium candelabrum chromosome 16, ooCorCand1.1, whole genome shotgun sequence DNA region contains:
- the LOC134192098 gene encoding uncharacterized protein LOC134192098 yields the protein MTDVNVLRFAYEKSRADLEVCIGVVENHFLMLDLLRSQYRADRLEKTNETLQQNMLLMSEEFQKEIKKWKELEKEQETVQKKRHSANELVRELIKERNEIAKDFTRMMEQRLRRNASRTETSDCREAPLEVAEKTHLPSRIPVPVAYARKRKTTKGFALCDPDGEAINPDSTAKRVKRSKPSHSRPKMKNLRPMRSKTTVNDAGTTRIGRSRLKMTDSLSVSQEIEEKVDVKVGILEVPPHVAKELKHEKLTKETKKPRGSKLKEQLKDDVKAENREASLSDNGLLDSKRPMKHEMTRETKCNRPDDQSNNEQMKEEGKRLPNLESSQIKNIAITSTKQTQRKQTKRRVQIKPKRARERQTKGRVQKTIEEQTVLLDKAKGDDSLSQYPDDFLDVAMETDLPPTESDRLFSISGDVRVDEYPEAEAEGCFRKDRPQRNQTRSRRKVVANPEKPSTIQIVNSEKDDRKEQPSQKRQQSTILQSASQSHENSPDDQDLHVEKEPKSRKKRRAVERQPAVAITADTNMGSAVDGGDAVLDSDMQPSKRKVVRDVTRTRKTATNRKKQRDKPPVESETMVNVAQAVESHQECTVKQRALDPDIDGNYSLEGIHSSHRTRTFAQTREQKATQAQVTTATVQETQLVVPDDSALQPTETGMMEHHTASRGPVQLQPTEISSGSLQVDLHSGTDTNTKGPTEQTVLRKRSRNRKAILDQDKPIKRKKKTVRRKDFKQSQSLQTGGECSVEQIVANTSASSSKDHAMSGNLIDDGNSRTKLSTVKTRSRHSHDKGITNSNSKSVTQISTADNKTKFTTPEDYGSRPSKSSGKRRLFSRHKQSQLNFDTTMAATDRTRTSTGRTLTKSGLFGNPALSQFMRNFRPPPLRKS from the exons ATGACCGACGTGAACGTGTTGCGTTTTGCTTACGAAAAATCGAGGGCTGATCTGGAGGTTTGCATAGGAGTCGTGGAAAACCACTTCCTGATGTTAGACCTTCTCAGATCTCAGTACAGAGCCGACAGGCTGGAGAAAACGAATGAGACGCTGCAGCAGAACATGCTGTTGATGTCAGAGGAATTCCAAAAAGAAATCAAAAAATGGAAGGAACTCGAGAAG GAGCAGGAAACCGTACAGAAAAAGCGACATTCTGCCAATGAACTTGTCCGCGAACTCATCAAAGAAAGAAACGAGATTGCAAAGGACTTCACTCGCATGATGGAACAGAGACTGAGACGAAATGCGAGCAGAACCGAAACGAGCGACTGTAGGGAGGCCCCGCTCGAGGTTGCCGAAAAAACCCATTTGCCTTCTCGTATTCCCGTGCCTGTTGCTTATGCTAGGAAAAGGAAGACGACAAAGGGATTTGCTTTGTGCGACCCTGACGGGGAGGCAATTAATCCTGATTCTACTGCGAAGAGGGTCAAACGAAGTAAACCGTCTCACAGTCGACCAAAGATGAAGAATTTGAGACCTATGAGATCAAAGACTACAGTAAATGATGCAGGAACGACCAGGATAGGGAGAAGCCGTTTGAAAATGACagacagtttgtctgtttcccaAGAAATCGAGGAAAAAGTTGATGTAAAAGTTGGTATCCTGGAAGTGCCACCTCATGTTGCTAAAGAATTGAAGCATGAGAAATTAACAAAGGAAACTAAAAAGCCAAGAGGTTCAAAACTAAAGGAGCAGCTGAAAGATGATGTAAAGGCAGAAAATAGAGAAGCATCGTTGTCAGATAATGGATTGCTTGATTCTAAACGGCCAATGAAGCATGAAATGACGAGAGAGACGAAGTGCAACAGGCCAGATGATCAAAGTAATAATGAACAAATGAAGGAAGAAGGAAAGAGGTTACCTAATCTAGAGTCATCACAGATTAAAAATATAGCCATTACATCAACAAAGCAGACACAGAGAAAACAAACCAAACGTAGAGTTCAAATTAAACCAAAACGTGCTAGGGAAAGACAAACCAAGGGAAGAGTACAGAAGACGATTGAAGAACAAACTGTATTGTTAGACAAGGCAAAAGGCGATGATTCCTTATCACAATATCCTGATGATTTCTTGGATGTTGCTATGGAGACAGACCTTCCACCGACTGAAAGTGACAGATTATTTAGTATATCTGGTGATGTACGAGTTGATGAATATCCTGAAGCTGAAGCAGAAGGATGTTTTAGGAAGGACAGACCACAAAGAAACCAGACCAGGAGCAGACGGAAGGTAGTGGCAAACCCAGAGAAGCCAAGCACCATACAAATAGTTAATAGCGAGAAAGATGACAGAAAAGAGCAACCTTCACAGAAAAGACAGCAGAGCACTATTTTACAATCTGCAAGCCAGTCACATGAGAACAGTCCTGACGACCAAGATCTGCATGTGGAGAAAGAACCAAAGTCAAGAAAGAAGAGGAGGGCAGTTGAACGACAACCCGCTGTAGCAATTACGGCAGATACAAACATGGGCTCAGCAGTTGATGGTGGAGATGCTGTTCTGGATTCAGATATGCAGCCAAGTAAACGGAAAGTAGTGAGAGATGTGACCAGAACCAGGAAGACAGCAACAAACCGGAAGAAGCAAAGAGACAAACCGCCGGTGGAAAGTGAAACAATGGTCAATGTAGCTCAAGCTGTAGAGTCACATCAGGAATGTACAGTTAAGCAAAGAGCATTAGATCCTGACATAGATGGAAACTATTCGCTTGAGGGCATTCACAGCTCACATAGGACAAGGACCTTTGCacagaccagagagcaaaAAGCAACTCAAGCTCAAGTTACTACAGCAACTGTGCAAGAAACACAACTGGTTGTTCCAGATGACAGTGCACTACAACCCACAGAGACAGGAATGATGGAACACCATACAGCTTCTCGAGGCCCAGTGCAACTTCAGCCGACTGAAATTTCATCTGGTTCATTGCAAGTGGATTTACACTCTGGCAcagatacaaatacaaaagGTCCCACGGAACAGACGGTGCTTAGGAAAAGATCTAGAAATAGGAAGGCAATACTCGATCAAGATAAGCCGAtaaagagaaagaagaaaacgGTGAGAAGAAAGGATTTCAAACAGTCTCAGTCTTTGCAGACAGGAGGAGAGTGTTCGGTGGAACAGATTGTGGCTAATACAAGTGCATCCAGCAGCAAAGACCACGCAATGTCAGGCAACTTGATCGACGACGGCAACAGTAGAACTAAATTGTCGACTGTCAAGACAAGATCCAGACACTCACACGACAAAGGAATCACAAACAGTAATTCCAAGTCAGTCACTCAAATCAGTACTGCAGATAACAAAACAAA GTTTACTACACCAGAAGATTATGGTTCTCGACCCAGTAAATCCTCAGGAAAACGTAGACTTTTCAGCAGACACAAGCAATCTCAGTTGAACTTTGATACAACCATG GCCGCTACCGATCGAACACGGACCTCCACTGGTAGGACACTTACGAAGTCAGGGCTGTTTGGAAACCCTGCTTTGTCACAGTTTATGAGAAACTTTCGACCTCCTCCACTAAGGAAGAGTTAA